The following proteins are co-located in the Dromaius novaehollandiae isolate bDroNov1 chromosome 10, bDroNov1.hap1, whole genome shotgun sequence genome:
- the KLHL25 gene encoding kelch-like protein 25, with amino-acid sequence MSVSVHENRKSRTSTGSMNILLFHKASHPDCVLSHLNTLRKHCMFTDVTLWAGNRSFPCHRAVLAASSRYFEAMFSNGLRESLDDEVNFHDSLHPEVLELLLDFAYSSRIIINEENAESLLEAGDMLQFHDVRDAAAEFLEKNLYPSNCLGMMLLSDAHQCRRLYELSWRMCLVNFETVHKSEDFNNLSKDTLLDLISSDELEIEDEEKVFKAVIQWVKYDLEERKAYLPELLRNVRLALLPSECLKEALACEDLIMVDERNKLVLDEAIQCKKKILQNDGVVTSPCARPRKAGHTLLILGGQTFMCDKIYQVDHKAKEIIPKADLPSPRKEFSACAIGCKVYITGGRGSENGVSKDVWVYDTVHEEWSKAAPMLIARFGHGSAELENCLYVVGGHTAVAGVFPASPSVSLKQVEKYDPTSNKWTMVAPLRDGVSNAAVVSARLKLFVFGGTSIHRDMVSKVQCYDPVENRWTIKAECPQPWRYTAAAVLGSQIFIMGGDTEFTAASAYRFDCETDQWTRIGDMTAKRMSCHALASGNKLYVVGGYFGTQRCKTLDCYDPTSDTWNCITTVPYSLIPTAFVSTWKHLPS; translated from the coding sequence ATGTCAGTCAGCGTCCATGAGAACCGTAAATCCCGAACTAGCACCGGCTCCATGAACATCTTGCTTTTTCACAAAGCTTCCCACCCAGACTGCGTCTTGTCCCATCTGAACACCCTCCGGAAGCACTGCATGTTCACCGATGTCACCCTCTGGGCAGGAAACAGGTCATTCCCATGCCATCGGGCAGTGCTGGCTGCTTCTAGCAGGTACTTTGAAGCCATGTTTAGCAATGGCCTCCGTGAAAGCCTGGATGATGAGGTGAATTTCCACGACAGCCTGCACCCGGAGGTGCTCGAGCTGCTGTTGGACTTTGCTTACTCCTCTCGGATCATCATTAATGAGGAAAATGCAGAGTCCCTCCTGGAGGCTGGAGACATGCTTCAGTTCCATGATGTCCGAGATGCAGCAGCTGAGTTCCTGGAGAAGAACCTCTACCCTTCCAACTGCCTGGGCATGATGCTGCTCTCGGATGCTCATCAGTGCCGGAGGCTCTATGAGCTCTCCTGGAGGATGTGCCTGGTCAACTTTGAAACTGTTCACAAGAGTGAGGATTTCAACAACCTTTCCAAGGACACTCTTCTGGACCTCATCTCCAGTGATGAGTTGGAAATTGAAGATGAAGAAAAGGTCTTCAAGGCTGTCATCCAGTGGGTAAAATACGATCTGGAAGAGCGGAAGGCTTATCTCCCAGAGCTTCTGAGGAACGTTCGCCTGGCCTTACTTCCTTCTGAATGCCTCAAGGAAGCCTTGGCTTGTGAGGACCTCATCATGGTCGATGAAAGAAACAAACTTGTCTTGGATGAAGCTATTCAGTGCAAGAAGAAGATCCTCCAGAATGATGGAGTGGTCACCAGCCCCTGTGCCAGGCCTCGCAAAGCTGGGCACACCTTATTGATCCTGGGAGGACAGACCTTCATGTGTGATAAGATCTACCAAGTGGATCACAAAGCAAAGGAAATTATCCCCAAAGCAGACCTGCCAAGTCCACGGAAGGAGTTTAGTGCCTGTGCCATTGGCTGCAAAGTATATATCACTGGAGGTAGGGGCTCAGAAAATGGCGTCTCCAAAGATGTATGGGTGTATGACACTGTTCATGAGGAATGGTCAAAAGCTGCCCCAATGTTAATAGCTCGGTTTGGGCACGGCTCAGCTGAATTGGAGAACTGCCTGTATGTGGTTGGTGGACACACTGCAGTAGCTGGGGTCTTTCCTGCATCACCTTCTGTTTCCTTGAAGCAAGTGGAGAAGTACGATCCCACATCCAACAAATGGACGATGGTGGCCCCTTTGAGAGATGGAGTGAGCAATGCTGCTGTGGTAAGCGCCAGGCTCAAGCTTTTTGTCTTCGGTGGGACCAGCATTCACCGGGACATGGTGTCCAAAGTGCAGTGCTATGATCCAGTTGAGAATCGGTGGACGATCAAAGCAGAATGCCCGCAGCCCTGGCGCTACACTGCAGCTGCTGTCCTGGGCAGCCAGATTTTCATCATGGGGGGAGACACAGAGTTCACGGCAGCGTCCGCCTACCGCTTTGACTGCGAAACGGACCAGTGGACGCGCATTGGGGATATGACAGCCAAGCGCATGTCGTGCCATGCTCTGGCCTCGGGGAATAAACTCTATGTGGTGGGGGGTTACTTTGGGACTCAGAGGTGCAAAACACTGGACTGCTATGACCCTACGTCAGACACGTGGAACTGTATCACAACGGTGCCTTATTCACTCATCCCCACAGCATTTGTCAGCACCTGGAAGCATTTGCCGTCATGA